Below is a window of Salvelinus alpinus chromosome 5, SLU_Salpinus.1, whole genome shotgun sequence DNA.
cgagacccagggtctcgagcttgatgacgagtttggagggtaccatggtgttaaatgctgagctgtagtcgatgaacagcattctcacataggtattcctcttgtccagatgggttagggcagtgtgcagtgtggttgcgattgcgtcgtctgtggatctattgggacggtaagcaaattggagtgggtctagggtgtcaggtcatgatgacggaagtgagtgctacttcCGTTTAGCTCAgctcggtagtcgtttagctcagttaccttagctttcttgggaacaggaacaatggtggccctcttgaagcatgtgggaacagcagactgggataaggattgattgaatatgtccgtaaacacaccagccagctggtctgcgcatgctctgaggacgcggctggggatgccatctgggcctgcagccttgcgagggttaacacgtttaaatgttttactcacgtcggctgcagtgaaggagagtccgcaggttttggtagcgggccgtgtcagtgtcactgtattgtcctcaaagcgagcaaagaagttatttagtctgtctgggagcaagacatcctggtccgcaacggggctggttttctttttgtaatccgtgattgactgtagaccctgccacataacacttgtgtctgagccgttgatttgcaactctactttgtctctatactgacgcttagcttgtttaaTTGCCTTGcaggagggaatagctacactgtttgtattcggtcatgtttccggtcaccttgccctggttaagagcagtggttcgcgctttcagtttcgtgcgaatgctgccatcaatccacggtttctggtttgggaatgttgtaatagttgttgtgggtacgacatcgccaatgcactttctaatgaactcgctcaccgaatcagcgtattcgtcaatgttgttgttggacgcaatgcggaacatatcccaatccacgtgatcgaagcagtcttgaagcgtggaatcagattggtcggaccagcgttgaacagacctgagtgcgggagcttcttgttttagtttctgtctgtaggctggaagcaacaaaatggagtcgtggtcagcttttccgaaaggagagtgggggagggccttatatgcatcgcggaagttagaataacaatgatccagggttttaccagccctggttgcgcaatcgatatgctgatagaatatagggagtcttgttttcagattagccttgttaaaatccccagctacaatgaatgcagcctcaggatatgtggtttccagtttacatagagtcaaatgaagttcgttcagggccatcgatgtgtctgcttgagggggaatatatacggctgtgattataatcgaagagaattccgttggtagataatgcggtcgacatttgattgtgaggaattctaagtcaggtgagcagaaggacttgagttcctgtatgttgttatgatcacaccacgtctcgtcaTAAGGCATACCACcctgcccctcttcttaccagaaagatgcttgtttctgtctgcgcgatgcgttaagaaaccagctggctgcaccgactccgatagcgtctctcgagtgagccctgtttccgtgaagcaaagaacgttacagtctctgatgtctctctggaaggcaacccttgctcggatttcatcaaccttgttgtcaagagactggacattggcgagtagtatgctagggagtggtgcgcaatgtgcccgtctccggagcatGACCGGAGTTCTCctgagttctcatttacaactgcgacctggccaagataaagcaaagcagttcgacacatacaacaacacagagttacacatggaataaacaaacatacagtcaataatacagtaaaaaaagtatatatacagtgtgtgcaaatgagctaaggcaaaaaataggccatggtggcgaagtaattacaatataccaatttaacactggagtgatagatgtgcagaagatgaatgtgcaagtagagataatggggtgcaaaggagcaagataaataaatacagtatggggatgaggtagttggatgggctgtttacagatgggctatgtacaggtgcagtgatctgtgagctgctctgacagctggtgcttaaagctagtgagggagatatgaatatccagcttcagtgatttttgcagagTGTTGCAAGTGTTTGCAGAAGGGAGAAGCCAAGATGTCCAAGTTGTGGAAAGGATCATATGTGTTATAAAAGTGATGAATATGTGACGTTGCAATTGCGGTGGGAACCATGAAGCCATGTCGTCCGAATGCCACACAAGGGTGAAAGGGAATGAGGTGGCCAAAGTCAGGGTTGTACAGAGCATTTCATATGTAGTTGTGACAAAGGGTTGAGGGTTTGAATGGTGCACCAGAAGAGTAGGGCCTACACTTCAGAATGCAGGGGTTGCCTTTCACCAGCAGATCCTGACATTTTAAAGgttaagaaggtggactttgtggcATTTATAGCTATGGTAATTAATGGCACTGCCAAGGTGGAGAGAAGATCCGGGAAGATAAAAATCATAGTGATTGCGGCGGAGCAGTTCCTGGGGCTGAAAGATTTGTCAGCGAAGGAGTTACATGCAATATTGGCACAAGCcataccaccctctcaggtcctagaggcTGAGAAGGGAGATATGGAGAACTAAAAGGAAGTGggagttttgtttgttttggcaaTGTAACTATTTTTATTAGGTTGGATTACGTTAGTTTCACTATTACGTATGATTTAATGAAATTGTTTGGTTTTAAACCGTCCAGTTGGTGGCGGCAATACACATTTTTGGGTGTAGTCCGCCATAAAACCCACAGAAGAAGACCTTTCCACTCACTATCAAATATGGAGTGAGAGGAAGCCTACCTGCTGTGGGTTGGAGacgatggattttggccgacattctgctaaATTTGTCAATATAGTTTTCTGTTCACAAAACTAAAaactgttatgaacagagtggacaaaGATTTGTAGACGTACCCATtgcaaaagtttaaaaaaatcacGTTTAGGAGCCtaaaggcgaattgagttattgcataCGCCCATTTTAGAGTAGGCATTCCCTAACAGAAAAATGCAGATGAGTGCTAGAACGCGCCGATatgatctcgctagctcgtgcttggctctgcttTCCTTGCTATTTCTGCCCACTATGGGTCTTGGCTTAGTTATATATCTTTGTTAAAAGTGTTTGCATCACCCCATCTACTGTGATGAAGTAGAACCAACGGTTGATGGATCTTTGTTTTACCATTTACTTTTAATGCGAATTTCAGACAGGTAATTTAACACTGGATAGATCTCATCAAGAGATAACTTTTGCTGTACTATTTTTAATCCAGAATGTATCTTGGCCTAGCCTAGTTGCCAGTCTCTGTTCAGGTACATTCAACTCCTTGTGGAATGTTAAGAGACATATCTAGGGCTggcgtggtctgcagttgtggccagttagatgtactgtactgccaaattctctaaaatgttaGCTTATggtaatttaatgttaatttatctatCTTGTAatagctctgatggacattcctgcagtcagcatgccaattgcatgctcccttaacttgagacatctgtggcattgtgttgtgacaacactgcaaattttagagtggccttttactgtccccagcaccaggtgcacctgtgtaatgatcaggctgtttagtcagcttcttgatatgccacacctgttaggtggatggattatcttggcaaaggagaaatgctcactaacaggaatgtaaaccaATTTATGCACACAATTTtatagaaataatatttttgtgcatatggaacatttctgggatctttaatttcagctcatgaaaaaagttgcattttatatttttgttcggcaTAATtatatactttcctgtggatattgtCTCATTCCTACTGCCAAAAGGACCAACTCCACAGACAACCGCTAAAGTATGTTAACATgtcattttattcaacattctggtttGTAGAGGTCGTGAGAGTAAACTTTCCTGATTCAAACGCTCATTTCAACATGGTCTTTCCAGACAATTAGGCCCCTGTTCACTCCGGTTATGTTTCAATGGATTAAGTATCAATAGCTATCCTTTTATAATGTCATTCTTTTCCAATATGTTTTTACAACCCATATAGAATACTATCAAACAATCAGTGAAATTAGTAACAATCAAAATACCACAAATTTTCTTAACATAGAAATTGTAAACATTCTGTAGAAACATGCGTTTAAATACACCCCCTTCACCCACCTCTCAGTATTTTGATGGGGACGGCAATTTATTATACCCCATGCTCTGATGAGCTGATGACACTTGAATTATACAACATTTGAGAATTATACAATCCAGTTGAATAACAACTATGTAAAAGAATGAGCTCAAGGTCAAAAATCCCTTCAAGCAGCATATTGTTTGTCTTGACAAAGCTAATTTTACAGTTTCTGTAGAAGTGCAATAAGTATGCTGGCAGCCTCCCTCTTAAATGGAACCCCCGCCACAGACTTGCTGATGGTACCGCCGAAGCATCTCCAGCTGTGAAGAACGAATTATTACATGTGGCCGGACAGAGGCCAACATCTGACATGCTTCCTCTGGACTCCAGCAGTGTATCTGTAAACAGACCAACAAACTGATGTACAAGTTAGGTAGATACAACTAATTCAGTACTAGTGATGATCAGGATAGCCAGCAGTGGCAATCGATGGATAGCAAAGACTGTCGTTTGCTGGCCAAAGCCACCGACTCACCCGTATGATGTATGCAGCAGCTAGTGTGGCACTGCGACAGCGTCCAGCCTTACAGTGGACATACACACTGGAGCCCTTTTCCCGGTGACTGAGTGCGAACTCCACTCCTTTGTGCAGGTTCTCTAGACTGGGCACACCGGTCAGGTCCACTGTGCTGAGACGCAGCTGCTCCACCCCCTCGGCTTTCCACTCCTGTTTCAGAACAAACAAAGCTGTTTCTAATACAAATTCACATTTGCTATTATAAAACTCACAACAAGCAATGTTTGACATACAGGACATTTCCCGGACCTTGCGTACAAGAGCACCACGAAGCTACTGTTTTTAAAATGcgaggttctgtatttatttgtgGCAATTAAACTACTGTACCAATGGATAGAGAAGGGCCAACCCACCTAGACAGGCTTTTGTTCTAACTACTCTACCACACCTGAATCAGTTTATCAAGGTCCTGATGATGAGCAGCCAAGTAGGTAGACTATGGAGCAGGACTGAAATGATATTCCACACCTCTCTCCATGAGGACGGccattgatttttatagtaagtAAATCATCAGCTCACCTCAGCTGAGTTGCAGAAGTATTTTGTTTCATATTCCTCGTTCATGGTTATTACCCCCCTGACATTTTCTGTCTGCACCAGCTGGAAGTAGAAAATAATGTTGATGGCAATGTTTTTTTCCATTAGATAATCAGTAGCTCGTGCATGCCAGCTACAAGTAGAAGACTGGACTGGAGttcacaaaacaaaaatgtattagctagctaacgttacctcatTAGTCATTGATTTGAAAGGCAGGGCTCCTAGAATGACAGTCTGATCCACGCGATTGAACCACCGTCTTGAGGAAACTTTTTCCATGACAACATTATACGCTAATGTGGGATAAAACAGTACCCTTGCTAACGCCCCAGACATGTTCACACTACAGCGTAGTCAGCACCTCTAATGTTAAAGCAAATTCCAAATCCGAGATACATTCATGGCCCACCACAAACCAACAATATCTAAATTAATGGTACGAAAACGTGTTGTTCTAGAGGTACTATTCAACCTAACAGGCTACTTCGCCTTGTGGCCCGGAAGACTTATTACACAAAGTAGATTGTTTGGTTGAAGAAAAATAACCAGATACGTTAATATATTTGCCATAGGTTCGTTTCGAGAGTTTATATctacaggccatcagactgctgaacacttgaactgaccacctgctctgattcccCGCACGTtagcacacatcacaactgctgctaccagactcttattatacCTTTGTCCCCaatacacgtgtaaatattgtactataaattgtgccttcctgtattatacttatgctaaaatgtttattctattctactgccatttactttgttcgtatttttttttttttaactattttgtattgtttcattgttgagaaggaacctgtaagtaagcatttcgttggacgatGTATGCATATCctctaataaaacttgaaacgcATACCCAGTATCTGTGCTTTAGAGAAGTCAGCGATGAGTGTCTCGTCTCTAACATGAAGCTCCGATTCAAACTGCAATTAGACAGCTCTGCAAGCGTTATGTAAAAATACGTTCGGTATTCACCAAATGTGGGGTTTCAATGAGCAACTATCTAAATTTACTCCCGTGACGGCCGGTATGTACTTAAAACAAATGTTTTACATGCAACAGGGGAAAAAAACACTATTCGGCACCTACATTGTATTGAGCTGTTGTAGACTTCCGACCTGTGCATGGCAGTAAGgttagtgctatccgggatcATTGGGATGTGAGTGAGTAGGCATTCTTTCGATTGCGTGTACATTTGTACTTAGACCTTTATTTGAATATCGGCTACAATGGGACTAAATTAAGACAGTTGCTCAGCGAAACTCCATATTTTGTGAATTACAAACGTATTTCGACATAACGATTGCAAGGTGTCTAGTTTGAATCGGAGATTCCTGGGCCTTGGAGAGGAGACATGTCATACTCATCATCAACTTCTCTAAAAGCAGATACTGGGGCAGGATCAGCCAGCTGTCAAAACCTGAGAACTATCAGCTGAGAAACATGAACATCTGTGTAATGCTTGTTTCAGACGGTGTTTTTACAACAGACTTCTCAGAATTCGTTTCACATGCTGCTCAAAATGTAGTTTTTCCCTTGCACCTGGCGAAGAGGCAACTTACATCAAAATGCACTGATCAACATATATTGAATGGCAACGCAATAACTTTGCAGGTGACAATCGAGCTATAAAATAACAGAATGACTACATAACATCCTCCCATGAGAAAGGATATAGAACTTACCATATTTTGAAAGAGGGGACACTTGTTATTCTAAATGGGTCTAAAGGCGCCCCGAAAACGCAAGAAAAATTGTTAAATATAACGCACATTTAGAAAAAgcttacaaaaaatatttagctAACGTTGTTTGGTCCAACATTCACTTCAATTAAAAAAACATCCTCGACGGTCACACCCCCAATCGCCTGTTTCCGAGAGTTTGATGGTAAATGCAGGAAAGACCGCCATTTTGCAAGATAGAAGTACAAGTCTAAAAGTGAGCTGGAGAAGAAAATAATCGAAACAATTAATAAGCAACCAAACATACACTTAGCAAATATTGATAACACACTGTGTTGGCTAGACACGTAGGTAGTCGCATTTAAAGTTAAGACATCACACAGGTAAGTAGGGTAAAAGTAAAATGATTCGCCAGCTAATTTATCTAGCTATCAAATGTGTTATCCAATGCTAGATAGCGGCACACATTTGGCTTGTTTATGGATCAGTCAGCTGGCTCAGCAAATAGGGTCACAAACAACATGCGTCATTAAACTGCTTTCCAGAAAGCTAGCTACTTGTTTGCTAAATGGAACCATTCTtaccaacaacaaaaacatacaaACTGCTAGCTAATTCTCCCAAATACGCATGATTCTTCTTTTGATAATGTTTGCATTTAGcttacagaagactgaaatagcCCGTCAGTGTGCTTATCAACAAGCTAACGTTACTAGTACCACCAAGCCTGGTTCTAAACGGATAACTGTTAGCCTCTacgagttggctagctagcaacaaCACTTGCTGTTTCACAGAACAGCTACCGTTAGCTGCCAAATCTGGTAATGTATTGGATTTGATGCTCAATACACTAGaaacaaacaagcaaagcatctaTTTATTTCTACTCGCGTAAAGTTAGAACAAAAATGGCGAAATAGTCTGGCTGGCCTTTTTCACAATTTCTAAATGTTGAATCGAGACGATATCTGTTGAACATTACCAATTTTTACAACCCTTGCATCAATCAATAGAATAGTTAGCTAGTAACGTTCGTAAACTAACTGAGGTTTGAGGTCAGTCTACTTCTCTCGAACGTCTGTTCTCAGGCCACATACGAGTGAGTTGCAACAGTGGCAGTTCAAAAACAGCGGTTGAGGCTTGTTCTTCAAGGGCAACTATTTAAGTTGCCAGTATACAGTAATTATTGTTAGATACCACGACAAACCAAAACAAAAATTATTCTGACTGGTGTCTTCATAAAAGTGTGACTTCGATGGATCTCTCTGCAGTGCACCGGCAAGTCACACGCCTACAGGTCGCTGTATCCATATACAATGTAACCTCTTTTCAAATCTAGCGTTTTCATACATAAGAATGTAGCTGTCAAATGCAACTGTTATGTGTCTATAGACTTTCTGATGCATGATAACTGGTTCTCTACAAGTTCGTTTGGAGTAATGACTAATTTTATGAGATGGAGTTTAATTGAACAGACCAGTGGTCATAACCTCACAtgacatacatttttcattatgcATACAAGATGCAGCATAAGCAATGTTTTGAAGTATTGACACATTTACAGAAACTTATTGCATACAAATAATTCAGTCATGTCACTGTCTGGTGCATTGCAATTTGACCTATAGCACTGGTAATGTGCTgcactgggtggtggtggtatgCATGACAAGTTGAAGATGGCTTGTGTTAGTTATTCAATGCAGTTGCGTTGTCATGGAACCATGGAGTCCTCCAAACTGGAGAACTTGACTATTTATGTTAGCTGGTTTAGATCTCAGAAGCAGATCATCAGCCCTGACTCTTGTCTTATTGCTTAAAATGCAAAAGTGAGAATCAGTGGCTGTTAAATGTCAATCACACAGATTTGGTCATTATATGTATCTATTTGTTAACAGGATAAAGGGAGAAGAACCATTACCTACGTGACAAGCAAACCCAGGGTAAGTCATCAGGCTAGGCATTCTCAGCCACTCTTCTCTCTGACTAGAATCTACTGCTTAGAGGTAGACTACATCCTCATAAAGTCCTTCTAAGTAATGGTCTCAGCTGGCTTAAAATGGTATTCAGagagctgtagtagtagtagcatgttGGGTCACTGAAACAATATGGCTATTTCAATGCCTTGATGCAGGGCAGGTAGGCTATTTAAGTCATGGCCAGAGATTCATTTTCATCACGTGGGCAGAAAAAGCACAAGATGTTCTAAAAATGATTACCATCGTAGCCTTCTTATGGCCGAATTGAAATGTTACTAACAGAAGAAATATAAAAAGCAAATGCATGAAAGCactttggagattatggggacaTTGTCagaccaaaggtgaggacacaacagttcacctgacacgaatgaatccaaacattacatttttaattggattactgtacttttactgtacttttcacagCATTTGCCAGTAAGGAAATCTGAAagtactctggatacattcagtaacaaaTTAAGAATATTCATTGAAATGTTGGTAGGTACAACAAGAACAAACAATTAAGCTCTCCTAGCTTTGCGATTGAGGAACTGAAGCATGCACTCTTGTAGTTTATTGTTTGGAGCCCAGCCCATCACAAAATAACTGTTGTTTATGCAATCCAAAAATGTTCTATTATAAATcccaatctgggtcaggtgggcatcatttgaaagcttatTCTAttgccaaaatgttttgctaagtTAGAAAATACGATcttagtgttaggctttcacaaggaaCTTCAGACAAACAGATTGTAATTTTGGTGCATATATAATTGCGTCATGAGTGCATTCAAGTGCTTGTAAGTAACTGTGAATCAAAATGGCACGCACATACTCCATTATTTCATAATAATGCTTTGCATCTCCCCAATGGTCCAAATGTGGAATCGGTACCCTCATATTCTGAGCTAGTCATTCAAAAAGTATGGTCCACAAATCTAAGTGAATCCGAACAACCCTTTAACTGGAACAGAATATGGAAAAATATGACCTTGGTGTGCCGTAATCCGAACCATCAATTTATACATTTAAAGTTTTTTCAGACTGTATTTAACACCATGAAAAGTTTTATGATGAAATTTGCCCTAACTCCCAACTGTTCACTGTGTCCCCTAAATCAGGTTGGCACATTCCTTCATATGATGTAGGAGTGCCGTGCAGTTAAATGCTTCTGGGACGAAGTGCATGAATGTACATTTTAAATGTGTTGTATCTTCTGTGTTACTTAACGATGACAGCTCCTTGaatctctcaatcagagacaattattGCTGGCAGGCAACACTGCTGCAAAAAAAGATGTTGGCTCTTAGACTGGAAATAGCCAACTCTCTCAAATCGCCAGTGAACACAGAAGTTGTAACATTAGAATTATCGACGGTGAGAATGAATGGTGCTAGTCAAGGAACAATTGAGGTCTGGATAAATATACTTGACTCTGTAAAGAATAATCTCAAATAAAGCCtaacacatacatacaaacaaaatatacactcagtggccagtttattaggtacacattCACGGTACTGCAAACCAACCTGTGTTGCTATGCGGGGTGGGAAGAGGTGGAAAACATGGTttcggtgggggggggggggtctccttTCTTTATTATTACAAAATCCTGTTATCAAAAAATTTCTCTGTATTCGtactttgtattttttttgcattAGTGTGTGTTCTGCGGCCAATTATTTTGGGTCGCTTATATCCCAGCCTTATAGTTAACGTACCTGCATTATGTTGCACAATAAGACTTTGAtacaaacaacaaaaaataattgGCTGCAGAACACGCACTTGAATGCACTCTTTTTTTCGTTTTACATTTTGCACTATCACTTAAGTTAAACTTACTGACTTATTGTTGATTTAATTAGTataatgattttttatttttttgcattgaGGTCTTGTGTTTACTAGTTGCAGAGGTGTTGTGCCTGTTGTTATTTGGGAGGTAACTAGCCAGCAACATAGGTGAAGTTGGGCAGTTTCCATATGTGTGTCACTAATATGGATTTTACACACTTGTGCTTATGTTGTTTTAATAAATGCTTTGTTCCTATAACTGTGATGTCCACATTTATAACGGTAATGATGATAACATAAATTATAACAATAGCCTACAGTGTCGTTTTAAAAAATGGTTGTGTATGAGGCCTTAGATTTAGCCTCTGGGTGCTTTATTTCCTTTTATTGCATCATGATTTGTCAACATGCTTTTAGATGCCATTTTGAAAGAAAGACACACAGATGTTGTGGAATACTATGGAGTAATTCAATGATTGAGTGAAGGGAGATGACTCCTGTTGGCTGAATTTTCACATAGGTGTGACAGACTCCtccttgtattattatttttttaacctttatttaagtaggcaagtcagttaagaacaaattcttattttccccGAATCGGGGAGGAAAATAGGTCTATTCATATAGGACAAATCATGCTTGAAAGTAGATggtcattctcccctgtcctcagtgatgcTATCCAGTGATtatctccacagaacaaagggacaggatctagttttataacccagccctagcctgttgaccaattagaagtccttgcagtacaactgggccaatggccaaataacaagtatacTATTTCAGGCTCTCTGTATAGatcctcccatgtctctgacccattGATAAATAATTCCCTtttacagaaaaaacactatttccattgattGTTAATTCTATTGACTTCTTGACGTCTCGTACTCTGTCTCTGCGTTGTGTAATTATCTTCGAAATATTCTTATAAGTACATATTATATCTGTGAGGGGTCAGGGTTAAAACTGGACTGGGCAAGGAGAGGAATTTTACTATGATGCAGAAGAGGGAAGGGAATACAGGGCTTTCTACTAACATTTTCCCCAGGTGGCATTAGCGCCACTAACTTTTTCAGTTGGTGGtaccagcccatgatttggtcgcgtcaacaacaaaaaaagcttGGACACGCAATAGAAAAAATAAGTAATCACTTATAAAGTAATTCACAGCGTTTATTAAGAGGTGTAATATACTGCTAAGATGGTATTCAAGAAATACGTTTTTATCTAACACGTCCATGCAGGAATGCAATATATTTTAAAGTGCAACCTAATGCAGTGATTGTCATGACTTTTGGTTTGACAGTTAGGCTGTTGTTTTACTGTTAAAATAGGGATCCAGAATCTTCAGAATTTTATTTTGTTCAATAAAGAAGAATTTTCCCAACATCTTCAGATTCCAGTCTGCGCGGGAATTAGGGCTGACCCTAATTCTTCGACTgc
It encodes the following:
- the ptpmt1 gene encoding phosphatidylglycerophosphatase and protein-tyrosine phosphatase 1 isoform X1, with protein sequence MSGALARVLFYPTLAYNVVMEKVSSRRWFNRVDQTVILGALPFKSMTNELVQTENVRGVITMNEEYETKYFCNSAEEWKAEGVEQLRLSTVDLTGVPSLENLHKGVEFALSHREKGSSVYVHCKAGRCRSATLAAAYIIRIHCWSPEEACQMLASVRPHVIIRSSQLEMLRRYHQQVCGGGSI
- the ptpmt1 gene encoding phosphatidylglycerophosphatase and protein-tyrosine phosphatase 1 isoform X2, whose translation is MSGALARVLFYPTLAYNVVMEKVSSRRWFNRVDQTVILGALPFKSMTNEEWKAEGVEQLRLSTVDLTGVPSLENLHKGVEFALSHREKGSSVYVHCKAGRCRSATLAAAYIIRIHCWSPEEACQMLASVRPHVIIRSSQLEMLRRYHQQVCGGGSI
- the ptpmt1 gene encoding phosphatidylglycerophosphatase and protein-tyrosine phosphatase 1 isoform X3, which codes for MLVQTENVRGVITMNEEYETKYFCNSAEEWKAEGVEQLRLSTVDLTGVPSLENLHKGVEFALSHREKGSSVYVHCKAGRCRSATLAAAYIIRIHCWSPEEACQMLASVRPHVIIRSSQLEMLRRYHQQVCGGGSI